A genomic segment from Blastococcus sp. PRF04-17 encodes:
- a CDS encoding M16 family metallopeptidase → MSGSGAGAAASAPVPVGDTVLLDLDEVGGRVERTELPGGLRVVTETMPGVLSATLGIWVGVGSRDEDPTVAGSSHFLEHLLFKGTASRSALEIATAMDAVGGEMNAFTAKEHTCYYANVLASDLPLAVTLLSDLVTEARNTAEDLESERTVVLEEIAMRDDEPSDAVHDLFAETLYGDTPLGRSVLGSTRSIENLTRDDVDGWYRSRYTAPSMVVTAAGRVDHRQVLDLVTAAFGARLGGGQRPAPLRTGDASPQKPARSAGLIARRTEQTHLLLGTPAMGRLDDRRYAAAVLDAAVGGGMSSRLFQEIREKRGLVYSVGSSLTHYAGAGAFSVYAGCSKKRVPEVLRLIRGELDRVAADGITAEEVARGRGQLKGGLVLGLEDTGSRMSRLGKSELSYGEYLPVREVLDRIDAVDEEQVRAVAAELFTQETCLAVVGPYRESDLDRL, encoded by the coding sequence GTGTCGGGTTCCGGGGCGGGCGCTGCCGCGTCCGCCCCGGTCCCCGTCGGCGACACCGTGCTGCTCGATCTCGACGAGGTCGGCGGACGGGTGGAGCGCACGGAGCTGCCGGGCGGCCTGCGGGTCGTGACCGAGACGATGCCCGGGGTGCTGTCGGCGACCCTCGGCATCTGGGTGGGCGTGGGCTCGCGGGACGAGGACCCGACCGTGGCCGGCTCCTCCCACTTCCTGGAGCACCTGCTCTTCAAGGGCACGGCGTCGCGCAGCGCGCTCGAGATCGCGACGGCCATGGACGCCGTCGGCGGTGAGATGAACGCCTTCACCGCCAAGGAGCACACCTGCTACTACGCCAACGTCCTCGCCAGCGACCTGCCGCTCGCGGTCACCCTGCTGTCCGACCTCGTGACCGAGGCGCGCAACACCGCCGAGGACCTCGAGTCGGAGCGCACGGTCGTGCTCGAGGAGATCGCGATGCGCGACGACGAGCCCTCCGACGCCGTCCACGACCTCTTCGCCGAGACGCTCTACGGCGACACCCCTCTGGGCCGGTCGGTGCTCGGCTCGACCCGGTCCATCGAGAATCTGACCCGGGACGACGTCGACGGCTGGTACCGGTCCCGCTACACGGCACCCTCGATGGTGGTGACCGCGGCCGGCCGGGTGGACCACCGGCAGGTGCTCGACCTGGTGACCGCTGCCTTCGGAGCTCGGCTCGGCGGTGGCCAGCGGCCCGCGCCACTGCGCACGGGTGACGCGTCACCGCAGAAACCGGCTCGTAGCGCCGGACTCATCGCCCGGCGGACCGAGCAGACGCACCTGCTCCTGGGCACCCCCGCCATGGGACGGCTCGACGACCGCCGCTACGCCGCCGCGGTTCTCGACGCTGCGGTGGGTGGGGGTATGAGCTCCCGGCTGTTCCAGGAGATCCGCGAGAAGCGCGGCCTGGTGTACAGCGTCGGCTCGTCGCTCACGCACTACGCCGGAGCCGGAGCGTTCTCCGTCTACGCCGGGTGCTCCAAGAAACGTGTCCCGGAAGTGCTGCGGTTGATCCGCGGCGAGCTGGACCGCGTCGCCGCCGACGGCATCACCGCCGAGGAGGTGGCTCGCGGTCGTGGCCAGCTGAAGGGCGGACTGGTGCTCGGCCTGGAGGACACCGGCTCCCGGATGAGCCGGCTCGGCAAGAGCGAGCTGTCCTACGGGGAGTACCTGCCCGTGCGTGAGGTGCTCGACCGGATCGACGCGGTCGACGAGGAGCAGGTCCGCGCCGTGGCCGCGGAGCTGTTCACCCAGGAGACCTGCCTCGCCGTCGTCGGCCCCTACCGCGAGTCCGACCTCGACCGGCTCTGA
- a CDS encoding EamA family transporter produces MTATAPRASAGATEAPDRPVTMGVLVALGTVYLVWGSTYLAIKYVVEGGLPPFVAMGARFLLAGLVLTVPLLLVRGPAVFAMTRAQLITASVCGLFLLVGGNGLVAVAEQDVDSGLAALLIAGTPLWVVLLRAALRDRPSVATVAGLLLGLVGVALLLLPGVQGAARLGPLLLVCLSSFLWSCGTVLATRRPMPADPFVSTVVEMAVGGTTMVLLGSVGGEWGRLDLGRTEPSSWIAFGYLVLVGSVVGYSAYVWLLARAPLSLATTYAYVNPAVAVALGALFLSEPLTSNVLIGGAVIIAAVAWVITAESRSRRRPLPGREAGAPPVEPT; encoded by the coding sequence GTGACCGCCACCGCACCCCGCGCCTCCGCTGGTGCGACCGAAGCGCCCGACCGCCCCGTCACCATGGGCGTCCTCGTGGCGCTGGGGACGGTCTACCTGGTCTGGGGGTCCACCTACCTCGCGATCAAGTACGTGGTGGAGGGCGGCCTCCCGCCGTTCGTCGCCATGGGCGCCCGCTTCCTCCTCGCGGGCCTGGTGTTGACGGTCCCGCTGCTGCTCGTCCGGGGGCCGGCGGTGTTCGCCATGACCCGGGCGCAGCTGATCACCGCGTCGGTCTGCGGCCTGTTCCTGCTCGTGGGCGGCAACGGACTGGTCGCCGTCGCGGAGCAGGACGTCGACTCCGGACTGGCTGCGCTGCTCATCGCGGGCACGCCGCTGTGGGTGGTGCTGCTGCGAGCGGCCCTGCGCGACCGGCCCTCCGTCGCAACCGTCGCCGGCCTGCTGCTCGGCCTCGTCGGTGTCGCCCTGCTCCTGCTGCCGGGCGTCCAGGGAGCGGCCCGGCTCGGCCCACTCCTCCTGGTCTGTCTGTCGTCGTTCCTCTGGTCCTGCGGGACGGTGCTGGCGACCCGGCGCCCGATGCCCGCCGATCCCTTCGTCAGCACCGTCGTGGAGATGGCCGTCGGGGGCACGACGATGGTGCTGCTCGGCTCGGTCGGCGGGGAGTGGGGCCGGCTCGACCTCGGCCGCACGGAGCCGTCGTCCTGGATCGCCTTCGGGTACCTGGTCCTCGTCGGCAGCGTCGTGGGCTACAGCGCCTACGTGTGGCTCCTGGCGAGGGCTCCGCTCTCCCTGGCCACCACCTATGCCTACGTCAACCCCGCGGTGGCGGTGGCGCTGGGTGCGCTGTTCCTGTCCGAGCCGCTGACCTCGAACGTGCTCATCGGCGGCGCCGTCATCATCGCCGCCGTCGCCTGGGTGATCACCGCAGAGTCGCGGTCCCGGCGCCGGCCGTTGCCCGGCCGGGAGGCCGGCGCGCCTCCGGTCGAACCGACCTGA
- a CDS encoding thymidylate synthase has product MTPIDTQYEDLLRRILEQGTPKQDRTGTGTVSLFGERLRYDLSERFPLVTTKKVHFKSIAVELLWFLRGDSNVGWLRDNGVTIWDEWASPDGELGPVYGVQWRSWPTPDGGHIDQISTLLDTLRSDPDSRRMIVSAWNVAALPDMALAPCHAFFQFYVADGKLSCQLYQRSADMFLGVPFNIASYALLTRMVADQVGLAPGDFVWVGGDCHIYRNHTAQVTEQLSREVLPFPTLEVASAASLFDYTYEHFTVHDYQHHPAIRAAVAV; this is encoded by the coding sequence GTGACACCGATCGACACCCAGTACGAGGACCTCCTGCGGCGCATCCTCGAGCAGGGCACGCCGAAGCAGGACCGCACCGGCACCGGCACCGTCAGCCTCTTCGGCGAGCGGCTGCGCTACGACCTCTCCGAGCGCTTCCCGCTGGTGACGACGAAGAAGGTGCACTTCAAGTCCATCGCCGTCGAACTGCTGTGGTTCCTGCGCGGCGACAGCAACGTGGGCTGGCTGCGCGACAACGGCGTCACCATCTGGGACGAGTGGGCCTCGCCCGACGGCGAACTCGGGCCGGTGTACGGCGTCCAGTGGCGGTCCTGGCCCACGCCCGACGGCGGCCACATCGACCAGATCTCGACCCTGCTCGACACCCTCCGGTCCGACCCCGACTCCCGCCGCATGATCGTGTCCGCCTGGAACGTGGCCGCCCTGCCCGACATGGCCCTGGCGCCCTGCCATGCCTTCTTCCAGTTCTACGTCGCCGACGGCAAGCTCTCCTGCCAGCTCTACCAGCGCAGCGCCGACATGTTCCTCGGGGTCCCGTTCAACATCGCGAGCTATGCGCTGCTCACCCGCATGGTCGCCGACCAGGTCGGGCTGGCCCCCGGCGACTTCGTCTGGGTCGGCGGCGACTGCCACATCTACCGCAACCACACCGCGCAGGTGACCGAGCAGCTCTCCCGCGAGGTGCTGCCGTTCCCGACGCTGGAGGTGGCGTCGGCAGCGTCGCTGTTCGACTACACGTACGAGCACTTCACGGTGCACGACTACCAGCACCACCCGGCGATCCGGGCGGCAGTGGCGGTGTGA
- a CDS encoding polyribonucleotide nucleotidyltransferase, protein MSAPTITAEFDAEDGVTTATAVIDNGSFGSRSVTFETGRLARQAAGSVVVTMGDTMLLSATTAGRQPKEQFDFFPLTVDVEERMYAAGRIPGSFFRREGRPSEDAILTCRLIDRPLRPTFAKGLRNEVQVVITVMSLDPAHLYDVLAINGASASTQLSGLPFSGPVGGTRVALINGQWVGFPTHAELEDAVFDMVVAGRVLPDGDVAIMMVEAEATEKTIALVAGGAPAPTEEIVAQGLEAAKPFIKALCDAQSALAAKAAKPVAEFPRFLDYQDDVYAAVEAEVGDRLAQAQQIAGKHEREDATDALKDEVKAALAGRFEGREKEISGAFRALTKKVVRQRILREKVRIDGRGLTDIRPLSAEVEVIPRVHGSALFERGETQILGVTTLNMLRMEQQLDTLSPETRKRYMHNYNFPPYSTGETGRVGSPKRREIGHGALAERALVPVLPDREEFPYAIRQVSEALGSNGSTSMGSVCASTLALLNAGVPLKAPVAGIAMGLVSDEVDGKTEYVALTDILGAEDAFGDMDFKVAGTRDFVTALQLDTKLDGIPSDVLAGALTQARAARLHILDVMNEAIDAPDEMSPYAPRVTTVRIPVDKIGAVIGPKGQMINAIQDETGADITIEDDGTIYVGASDGPSAQAAVDRINAIANPQMPKVGERFLGTVVKTTPFGAFVSLLPGKDGLVHISKLGGGKRIGKVEDVANVGDKMQVEITDIDARGKISLVPVAAEGEGAPAAEPAAAPAGE, encoded by the coding sequence GTGTCCGCACCCACCATCACCGCAGAGTTCGACGCCGAGGACGGCGTCACCACCGCCACCGCGGTCATCGACAACGGCAGCTTCGGCAGCCGCTCCGTCACGTTCGAGACCGGCCGCCTCGCCCGTCAGGCCGCCGGCTCCGTCGTCGTCACCATGGGCGACACCATGCTGCTGTCGGCCACCACGGCCGGCCGGCAGCCCAAGGAGCAGTTCGACTTCTTCCCGCTCACGGTCGACGTCGAGGAGCGGATGTACGCCGCCGGGCGCATCCCCGGCTCGTTCTTCCGTCGCGAGGGCCGGCCGTCGGAGGACGCGATCCTCACCTGCCGCCTGATCGACCGCCCGCTGCGCCCGACCTTCGCCAAGGGCCTGCGCAACGAGGTCCAGGTCGTGATCACGGTCATGTCGCTGGACCCGGCCCACCTGTACGACGTCCTCGCGATCAACGGCGCCTCGGCGTCCACCCAGCTCTCCGGCCTGCCGTTCTCCGGTCCGGTCGGCGGCACGCGCGTCGCGCTCATCAACGGCCAGTGGGTCGGCTTCCCGACCCACGCCGAGCTCGAGGACGCCGTCTTCGACATGGTCGTGGCCGGCCGGGTCCTGCCCGACGGCGACGTGGCGATCATGATGGTCGAGGCCGAGGCGACCGAGAAGACGATCGCGCTGGTCGCCGGCGGCGCCCCCGCCCCGACCGAGGAGATCGTGGCGCAGGGCCTCGAGGCGGCCAAGCCGTTCATCAAGGCGCTCTGCGACGCGCAGTCCGCCCTGGCCGCCAAGGCGGCCAAGCCGGTCGCCGAGTTCCCGCGTTTCCTGGACTACCAGGACGACGTCTACGCCGCCGTCGAGGCCGAGGTCGGCGACCGCCTCGCGCAGGCGCAGCAGATCGCCGGCAAGCACGAGCGCGAGGACGCCACCGACGCCCTCAAGGACGAGGTCAAGGCCGCGCTGGCCGGCCGGTTCGAGGGCCGCGAGAAGGAGATCTCCGGAGCCTTCCGAGCGCTGACCAAGAAGGTCGTCCGCCAGCGCATCCTGCGCGAGAAGGTTCGCATCGACGGCCGCGGCCTGACCGACATCCGGCCGCTGTCGGCCGAGGTCGAGGTCATCCCGCGGGTGCACGGCTCGGCCCTGTTCGAGCGCGGCGAGACCCAGATCCTCGGTGTCACCACGCTCAACATGCTCCGCATGGAGCAGCAGCTGGACACGCTCTCGCCCGAGACGCGCAAGCGGTACATGCACAACTACAACTTCCCGCCGTACTCCACCGGTGAGACCGGCCGCGTGGGCTCGCCCAAGCGCCGCGAGATCGGCCACGGCGCCCTGGCCGAGCGGGCGCTCGTCCCGGTGCTGCCCGACCGCGAGGAGTTCCCCTACGCGATCCGGCAGGTCTCCGAGGCGCTGGGCTCCAACGGCTCGACGTCCATGGGCTCGGTCTGCGCCTCCACCCTGGCGCTGCTCAACGCCGGTGTGCCGCTCAAGGCACCGGTTGCGGGCATCGCCATGGGCCTGGTCTCCGACGAGGTCGACGGCAAGACCGAGTACGTCGCATTGACCGACATCCTGGGGGCCGAGGACGCCTTTGGCGACATGGACTTCAAGGTCGCCGGCACGCGGGACTTCGTCACCGCGCTGCAGCTGGACACCAAGCTGGACGGCATCCCGTCGGACGTGCTGGCCGGTGCGCTGACCCAGGCCCGCGCCGCCCGCCTGCACATCCTCGACGTGATGAACGAGGCCATCGACGCCCCCGACGAGATGAGCCCCTACGCCCCGCGGGTGACCACGGTGCGCATCCCCGTCGACAAGATCGGCGCGGTCATCGGCCCCAAGGGCCAGATGATCAACGCCATCCAGGACGAGACCGGCGCGGACATCACCATCGAGGACGACGGCACGATCTACGTCGGCGCCTCCGATGGCCCGTCGGCCCAGGCGGCGGTCGACCGCATCAACGCGATCGCCAACCCGCAGATGCCCAAGGTCGGCGAGCGCTTCCTCGGCACGGTCGTGAAGACCACGCCGTTCGGCGCCTTCGTCTCCCTGCTGCCGGGCAAGGACGGCCTCGTCCACATCAGCAAGCTGGGTGGCGGCAAGCGCATCGGCAAGGTCGAGGACGTCGCCAACGTGGGCGACAAGATGCAGGTGGAGATCACCGACATCGACGCCCGCGGCAAGATCAGCCTCGTGCCCGTCGCGGCCGAGGGCGAGGGCGCTCCGGCTGCCGAGCCGGCAGCGGCGCCCGCCGGTGAGTGA
- the dapB gene encoding 4-hydroxy-tetrahydrodipicolinate reductase has protein sequence MTSPPTAAHADGSTPITVAVLGARGRMGTEVVKAVDAADDLELVATVDDGDELSQVVDAGAQVVVDFTRPDVVMDNVRFCIERGIHCVVGTTGFDEARLATVAGWLEPKPDLGVVVAPNFGIGAVLLMKFAQEAARFFPSVEIVELHHPNKVDAPSGTAARTARLVAAARREAGLPPAPDATTDSLPGARGADVEGVPVHAVRLTGLVAHQEVLMGAAGETLTLRHDSYDRASFMPGVLVAVREIGRRPGLTVGLESFLGL, from the coding sequence GTGACCAGCCCTCCCACCGCCGCACACGCCGACGGGTCGACGCCCATCACCGTGGCCGTCCTCGGGGCCCGGGGGCGGATGGGCACAGAGGTCGTCAAGGCCGTCGACGCCGCGGACGACCTCGAGCTGGTCGCGACGGTCGACGACGGCGACGAGCTGTCGCAGGTCGTCGATGCCGGAGCCCAGGTGGTGGTCGACTTCACCAGGCCGGACGTCGTCATGGACAACGTCCGGTTCTGCATCGAGCGGGGCATCCACTGCGTGGTGGGGACGACGGGCTTCGACGAGGCGAGACTGGCGACGGTCGCCGGCTGGCTCGAGCCCAAGCCGGACCTGGGCGTGGTCGTCGCCCCGAACTTCGGGATCGGCGCCGTCCTGCTCATGAAGTTCGCCCAGGAGGCGGCGCGCTTCTTCCCCTCCGTCGAGATCGTGGAGTTGCACCACCCGAACAAGGTCGACGCCCCCTCGGGCACCGCGGCGCGCACCGCCCGTCTCGTGGCCGCGGCTCGGCGGGAGGCGGGACTGCCCCCGGCCCCCGACGCGACCACGGACTCCCTGCCCGGCGCACGCGGTGCCGACGTCGAGGGCGTGCCCGTGCACGCGGTCCGGCTGACCGGCCTGGTGGCTCACCAGGAGGTGCTGATGGGTGCGGCGGGGGAGACCCTGACCCTCCGACACGACTCCTACGACCGCGCCTCGTTCATGCCCGGCGTGCTGGTTGCCGTGCGGGAGATCGGCCGACGGCCCGGCCTGACCGTGGGACTCGAGAGCTTCCTGGGCCTCTGA
- a CDS encoding DUF2461 domain-containing protein, with product MSFEGFPDEGLVFYEGLEADNTKTYWTRNKAAYDAHVKAPIVSLTDELAPEFGPAKVFRPYRDVRFSNDKTPYKTHQGAVVHPEGGCGAWYVQISADGLRVSGGCWRLESDQVARYRRAVADDVQGPRLEQEVARLAGSGWEIEGERLTRVPAGHVADAPRVELLKHKSLYASRTWEPTEWLHTRQVLDAVRDAWRDLRPLNVWLDDNVGATAREPRRR from the coding sequence GTGAGCTTCGAGGGGTTTCCGGACGAGGGGCTGGTCTTCTACGAGGGCCTGGAGGCGGACAACACCAAGACGTACTGGACGCGCAACAAGGCGGCCTACGACGCGCACGTGAAGGCGCCCATCGTCTCCCTGACAGATGAGCTGGCGCCCGAGTTCGGGCCCGCCAAGGTCTTCCGCCCGTACCGGGACGTGCGCTTCAGCAACGACAAGACGCCCTACAAGACGCACCAGGGCGCGGTCGTCCACCCCGAGGGCGGCTGCGGGGCCTGGTACGTGCAGATCTCGGCCGACGGGTTGCGGGTGTCGGGCGGCTGCTGGCGGCTGGAGTCCGACCAGGTGGCGCGGTACCGGCGCGCTGTGGCCGACGACGTGCAGGGGCCGCGGCTGGAGCAGGAGGTCGCCCGTCTGGCGGGCTCCGGCTGGGAGATCGAGGGTGAACGGCTCACCCGCGTCCCGGCGGGCCATGTCGCGGATGCGCCGCGGGTGGAGCTCCTCAAGCACAAGTCCCTGTACGCCTCGCGGACGTGGGAGCCCACCGAGTGGCTGCACACGCGGCAGGTGCTCGACGCGGTCCGCGACGCCTGGCGGGACCTGCGCCCGCTGAACGTGTGGCTGGACGACAACGTCGGCGCGACGGCGAGGGAACCGCGCCGGCGCTGA
- a CDS encoding GNAT family N-acetyltransferase — translation MDPTSPFPRLTGTADASVRPALPEDAAEIARIQVVTWRTAYRAVLPAAVLDEWDAEAAETSWRRAVTAPPTPGHGVLVALERNTVVGFAAYEPPELPGGERPDPAGPTSELSTLLVEPRWGRRGHGSRLLAAVADLAHGSGAARLQTWLLEEDRVSAGFYESAGWAPDGWARTLETGGAPLREIRWHALLDTTADEGAP, via the coding sequence GTGGACCCGACCTCGCCGTTCCCCCGCCTGACCGGGACGGCGGACGCGTCGGTCCGGCCTGCCCTTCCCGAGGACGCCGCGGAGATCGCCCGGATCCAGGTGGTCACCTGGCGGACGGCCTATCGCGCGGTGCTGCCGGCAGCGGTGCTGGACGAATGGGACGCCGAGGCCGCCGAGACGAGCTGGCGGCGCGCGGTGACGGCCCCGCCGACGCCGGGGCACGGCGTGCTCGTCGCGCTGGAGCGGAACACCGTCGTCGGCTTCGCGGCCTACGAGCCGCCCGAGCTGCCCGGTGGCGAGCGGCCCGACCCTGCGGGGCCCACCTCCGAGCTCTCGACGCTCCTGGTCGAACCACGGTGGGGACGCCGGGGCCATGGCAGCCGGCTGCTCGCGGCGGTCGCCGACCTGGCCCACGGCAGCGGCGCCGCCCGCCTGCAGACCTGGCTGCTCGAGGAGGACCGGGTATCGGCGGGGTTCTACGAGTCGGCCGGCTGGGCGCCGGACGGCTGGGCACGGACGCTGGAGACCGGTGGGGCACCGTTGCGGGAGATCCGCTGGCACGCCCTGCTCGACACGACGGCCGACGAGGGGGCGCCGTGA
- a CDS encoding VanZ family protein, producing MPVREAMQEHGPLSRGAFAVVVLLSLAVLFAPADDVPSAPPGVDKVVHVALFAALALTGRWAGIEAKALGAGLVCYAALSEVLQSVTPLQRSGSVADWLADVVGVLVGLLCWQWLARRHGRSQDRLA from the coding sequence ATGCCGGTGCGCGAGGCGATGCAGGAGCACGGTCCGCTGTCCCGGGGCGCCTTCGCCGTCGTCGTCCTCCTGTCGCTCGCCGTGCTGTTCGCACCCGCGGACGATGTGCCGTCCGCCCCGCCGGGCGTCGACAAGGTCGTCCACGTGGCGCTGTTCGCCGCCCTGGCCCTGACGGGCCGGTGGGCCGGCATCGAGGCGAAGGCGCTCGGCGCGGGACTGGTCTGCTACGCCGCCCTCAGCGAGGTACTGCAGTCCGTGACTCCCCTGCAGCGCTCCGGCTCGGTGGCCGACTGGCTCGCCGACGTCGTCGGTGTGCTCGTCGGACTGCTGTGCTGGCAGTGGCTCGCCCGCCGGCACGGGCGGTCACAGGACCGCCTAGCCTGA
- a CDS encoding YkvA family protein gives MDWWRLLVAVVGGLLLLWLLLLALLWRARTDEVTARDALRLLPDVVRLVRRLAADGSLPRGVRVRLWLLLGYLVMPIDLVPDVIPVLGYADDVVVVAWALRSVVRGAGADALARHWPGQPAGLAVVARLAGVTPA, from the coding sequence GTGGACTGGTGGCGTCTCCTGGTCGCCGTCGTCGGTGGGCTGCTCCTGCTGTGGCTCCTGCTGCTGGCCCTGCTGTGGCGCGCCAGGACCGACGAGGTGACCGCCCGCGACGCGCTGCGCCTGCTGCCCGACGTGGTCCGGCTGGTCCGCCGCCTGGCCGCGGACGGGTCGCTGCCGCGGGGTGTGCGCGTCCGGCTGTGGCTCCTGCTGGGCTACCTGGTGATGCCGATCGACCTGGTGCCCGACGTCATCCCGGTACTGGGCTACGCCGACGACGTCGTGGTCGTGGCCTGGGCGCTGCGCTCGGTGGTGCGGGGCGCAGGAGCGGACGCCCTGGCCCGGCACTGGCCCGGGCAGCCCGCGGGCCTGGCGGTCGTCGCCCGCCTGGCCGGCGTCACGCCGGCGTGA
- a CDS encoding winged helix-turn-helix domain-containing protein translates to MSAPERLPAALARRIALAAQGFADPRPGSGAGVRQLRRLVERLAVVQIDSVNVLSRAHYLPAFSRLGDYPRAALDDLTARRHVVFEYWAHEASFLPVRLHPFLRWRMAAAEQHAWGNIVQLQRERPGYVAEVLDRVRAAGPLKASDLDEPRPDRPGAMWNWHAGKVALEWLFFTGAITATHRTTAFEKVYDLTERVLPAAVLETPTPEPAEAVRELVRTAARALGVATERDLRDYFRLRPEAARLAIAELSDAGELQPVEVPGWGAPAWLDPQARRPRWIRARALLSPFDSLIWERPRVARIFDFHYRIEIYTPAAKRVHGYYVLPFLLGDEIVGRVDLKADRKDGVLRVQAAHAEEGVDRAVVAAELRDELRLMADWLQLDDVVVADRGDLAPDCLRAGLTPA, encoded by the coding sequence GTGAGCGCTCCTGAGCGGCTGCCGGCAGCCCTGGCCCGGCGCATCGCGCTGGCCGCACAGGGCTTCGCCGACCCTCGCCCCGGCTCGGGTGCGGGCGTCCGGCAGCTGCGGCGGTTGGTCGAACGGTTGGCGGTCGTGCAGATCGACTCGGTCAACGTGCTCTCGCGGGCGCACTACCTGCCGGCCTTCAGCCGGCTGGGCGACTACCCGCGCGCCGCGCTCGACGACCTGACCGCCCGGCGGCATGTGGTGTTCGAGTACTGGGCCCACGAGGCGTCGTTCCTCCCGGTCCGCCTGCACCCGTTCCTCCGCTGGCGCATGGCGGCGGCCGAGCAGCACGCCTGGGGCAACATAGTGCAGCTGCAGCGGGAGCGACCCGGATACGTCGCGGAGGTGCTCGACCGGGTGCGGGCGGCCGGTCCGCTCAAGGCCAGTGACCTCGACGAGCCCCGGCCCGACCGGCCGGGCGCCATGTGGAACTGGCACGCCGGCAAGGTGGCCCTGGAATGGCTCTTCTTCACCGGAGCCATCACCGCGACGCACCGGACGACCGCGTTCGAGAAGGTCTACGACCTCACCGAGCGGGTGCTGCCGGCCGCGGTCCTCGAGACGCCGACGCCGGAACCGGCCGAGGCCGTCCGCGAACTGGTGCGCACGGCCGCCCGGGCCCTCGGCGTCGCGACCGAGCGTGACCTGCGCGACTACTTCCGGCTGCGGCCGGAGGCAGCACGGCTGGCCATCGCCGAGCTGTCCGACGCCGGCGAACTGCAACCGGTGGAGGTCCCCGGCTGGGGCGCTCCGGCGTGGCTCGATCCGCAGGCGCGTCGGCCGCGGTGGATCCGGGCGCGGGCGCTGCTCAGCCCGTTCGACTCGCTGATCTGGGAGCGCCCGCGGGTCGCGCGCATCTTCGACTTCCACTACCGCATCGAGATCTACACGCCCGCCGCCAAGCGGGTGCACGGCTACTACGTGCTGCCCTTCCTCCTCGGCGACGAGATCGTCGGTCGCGTGGACCTCAAGGCCGACCGGAAGGACGGCGTCCTGCGCGTGCAGGCCGCCCACGCCGAGGAGGGCGTCGATCGGGCGGTGGTCGCCGCGGAGCTGCGCGACGAGCTGCGGCTCATGGCCGACTGGCTGCAGCTGGACGACGTCGTCGTCGCCGACCGTGGTGATCTCGCGCCGGACTGCCTCCGCGCGGGGCTCACGCCGGCGTGA
- the thyX gene encoding FAD-dependent thymidylate synthase, whose protein sequence is MPEIVPLKVQVIAQTQFTPPDDVPWEADAEGGQALAEFAGRACYQSWTKPNPATATNAGYLRHILEVGHLSVLEHATVSMYLTGVSRSLTHELIRHRHFSYSQLSQRYVPERDAALVEPAVIAEDPELHERFLAAADAALTAYDDLLEGLEKRFADVPNATLRRKQARQAARSVLPNATETRIVVTGNYRAWRHFIAMRASEHADVEIRELAVACLRELQRVARNAFGDFRISALADGTEVAASPLVGEG, encoded by the coding sequence GTGCCCGAGATCGTCCCGCTCAAGGTCCAGGTCATCGCCCAGACGCAGTTCACGCCGCCGGACGACGTCCCCTGGGAGGCCGACGCCGAAGGCGGCCAGGCCCTCGCGGAGTTCGCCGGCCGGGCGTGCTACCAGTCCTGGACCAAGCCGAACCCGGCCACCGCCACCAACGCCGGCTACCTCCGGCACATCCTCGAGGTCGGTCACCTCTCGGTGCTCGAGCACGCCACGGTCAGCATGTACCTGACCGGGGTTTCCCGATCCCTGACCCACGAGCTGATCCGGCACCGGCACTTCTCCTACAGCCAGCTCTCGCAGCGCTACGTCCCCGAGCGGGACGCCGCCCTCGTCGAGCCCGCCGTCATCGCCGAGGACCCGGAGCTCCACGAGCGGTTCCTCGCCGCCGCCGACGCCGCGCTCACCGCGTACGACGACCTGCTCGAGGGGCTCGAGAAACGGTTCGCCGACGTTCCCAACGCCACCCTCCGTCGCAAGCAGGCCCGGCAGGCCGCCCGCTCGGTCCTGCCCAACGCGACCGAGACCCGCATCGTCGTCACCGGCAACTACCGCGCCTGGCGGCACTTCATCGCCATGCGGGCCAGCGAGCACGCCGACGTCGAGATCCGCGAGCTCGCGGTCGCCTGCCTGCGCGAGCTCCAGCGGGTGGCCCGCAACGCGTTCGGCGACTTCCGGATCAGCGCGCTCGCCGACGGCACCGAGGTGGCCGCCAGCCCGCTGGTCGGGGAGGGCTGA